One part of the Xylanimonas allomyrinae genome encodes these proteins:
- the gnd gene encoding phosphogluconate dehydrogenase (NAD(+)-dependent, decarboxylating), translating into MVSHIGLVGLGKMGHNMRARLRAGGIDVTGYDPRPEVTDVPTLAALVDALPAGQRVVWVMVPAGEPTRAVLAELRTILTSGDIVIEGGNSHYAEDQERAAELAGNGIGYVDVGVSGGVWGLENGYGLMAGGSADDVAALMPVFDALRPEGPREEGFVHAGPVGAGHFAKMVHNGIEYGLMQSYAEGYELLAAKDLITDVHGTFKAWQRGTVVRSWLLDLMVRALEDDPELARLDDWVEDSGEGRWTVDEAIAAAVPLPVISAALFARFASRQEASPAMKAVAALRQQFGGHAVKPA; encoded by the coding sequence ATGGTCAGCCACATCGGTCTTGTCGGTCTCGGCAAGATGGGTCACAACATGCGTGCCCGACTGCGCGCGGGCGGCATCGACGTCACGGGCTACGACCCGCGGCCCGAGGTGACCGACGTACCGACTCTCGCGGCGCTGGTGGACGCGCTGCCGGCGGGGCAGCGCGTGGTCTGGGTCATGGTTCCCGCCGGCGAGCCGACCCGCGCGGTTCTCGCGGAGCTGCGCACGATCCTGACCAGCGGTGACATCGTCATCGAAGGCGGCAACTCGCACTACGCGGAAGACCAGGAGCGCGCTGCCGAGCTTGCCGGGAATGGCATCGGCTACGTCGACGTCGGCGTCTCGGGAGGCGTCTGGGGCCTGGAGAACGGCTACGGCCTCATGGCGGGCGGCTCGGCCGACGACGTCGCGGCGCTCATGCCCGTGTTCGACGCGCTGCGCCCTGAAGGCCCGCGCGAGGAGGGCTTCGTCCATGCCGGCCCGGTCGGTGCCGGGCACTTCGCCAAGATGGTCCACAACGGCATCGAGTACGGGCTCATGCAGTCGTACGCCGAAGGCTACGAGCTGCTCGCGGCCAAGGATCTGATCACGGACGTCCACGGAACGTTCAAGGCCTGGCAGCGTGGCACCGTGGTCCGCTCGTGGCTGCTGGACCTCATGGTGCGCGCGCTCGAGGACGACCCTGAGCTTGCCAGGCTCGATGACTGGGTCGAGGACTCGGGTGAAGGGCGCTGGACGGTCGACGAGGCGATTGCCGCCGCTGTTCCGCTGCCGGTCATCTCCGCAGCGCTGTTCGCGCGCTTCGCATCGCGTCAGGAGGCATCGCCGGCCATGAAGGCGGTCGCGGCGCTGCGCCAGCAGTTCGGCGGGCACGCGGTCAAGCCCGCGTAG
- the yidC gene encoding membrane protein insertase YidC, with amino-acid sequence MALTLVIRVALIPLFVKQIKASRGMQIMQPELQAVQKKYKGKSDPASREAMTRETMELYKKHGTNPFASCLPILLQSPIFFALFRVLNNLKNISAGTHDGIGPINQTIAHDIESSTLFGARLSDVFLQTDNTAARVVVIILIVAMSVTTFTTQRQLTMKNMPKAALEGPMASTQKMMLYVLPLVFAVSGVNFPVGVLIYWTVTNLWSMGQQFYTIKRMPAPGSEAERAFRERQARKLAAKGIVPETTTDTETPKISGQRVQPQRKNRKKKG; translated from the coding sequence GTGGCGCTGACTCTCGTGATCCGAGTCGCGTTGATCCCGCTCTTCGTCAAGCAGATCAAGGCTTCCCGCGGCATGCAGATCATGCAGCCGGAGCTTCAGGCCGTGCAGAAGAAGTACAAGGGCAAGTCTGACCCTGCGTCTCGTGAAGCGATGACGCGCGAGACGATGGAGCTCTACAAGAAGCACGGGACCAACCCGTTCGCGTCCTGCCTCCCGATCCTGCTCCAGTCTCCGATCTTCTTCGCCCTGTTCAGGGTTCTCAACAACCTGAAGAACATCTCCGCAGGCACCCACGACGGCATCGGTCCGATCAACCAGACGATCGCCCACGACATCGAGTCGTCGACCCTCTTCGGGGCACGGCTGTCCGACGTCTTCCTGCAGACGGACAACACCGCGGCCCGTGTGGTGGTCATCATCCTGATCGTCGCCATGTCGGTGACGACCTTCACCACGCAGCGCCAGCTCACGATGAAGAACATGCCGAAGGCCGCGCTCGAAGGCCCGATGGCGAGCACGCAGAAGATGATGCTGTACGTGCTGCCCTTGGTGTTCGCGGTGTCGGGCGTGAACTTCCCGGTCGGTGTCCTTATCTACTGGACCGTGACGAACCTGTGGTCGATGGGGCAGCAGTTCTACACGATCAAGCGCATGCCGGCACCGGGTTCGGAGGCCGAGCGCGCATTCAGGGAGCGGCAGGCACGCAAGCTCGCGGCGAAGGGCATCGTCCCGGAGACGACGACGGACACTGAGACACCGAAGATCAGCGGCCAGCGAGTGCAGCCGCAGCGCAAGAACCGCAAGAAGAAGGGCTGA
- the rsmG gene encoding 16S rRNA (guanine(527)-N(7))-methyltransferase RsmG: protein MNSTGADASGVQGDDHADRVLGESQPVRDYFGPAYGSIAGFGGLLREQGELRGLIGPREVSRLWERHLLNSGAVVPYLPQSGLVVDVGSGAGLPGIIIGMMRPDLRVVLIEPMERRTAWLEEVVAQWNLTNVDVRRGRAEEYHGAFEADAVTSRAVASLAKLARMSLPLLRHRGEMVVLKGRNVAQEIEPARKVLRSFKTSEPEILAGETVAGVEPTTILRLRRG from the coding sequence ATGAACAGCACCGGGGCCGACGCGTCGGGGGTCCAGGGGGACGATCACGCCGATCGCGTCCTGGGCGAGTCGCAGCCTGTCCGGGACTACTTCGGACCCGCCTACGGCTCGATCGCCGGCTTCGGAGGATTGCTGCGGGAGCAAGGGGAGCTTCGCGGGCTCATCGGACCTCGTGAGGTGTCGCGTTTGTGGGAGCGGCACCTGCTGAACTCTGGGGCGGTGGTTCCGTATCTTCCCCAGTCGGGACTCGTTGTCGATGTGGGGTCTGGAGCCGGGTTGCCGGGGATCATCATCGGCATGATGCGGCCCGATCTTCGCGTGGTGCTGATCGAGCCGATGGAACGCCGAACTGCGTGGCTCGAAGAGGTCGTCGCACAGTGGAACCTGACGAATGTCGACGTCAGGCGCGGACGCGCGGAGGAGTATCACGGGGCGTTCGAGGCGGATGCCGTCACGTCCCGAGCGGTCGCAAGCCTTGCGAAGCTCGCGCGGATGAGCCTCCCGCTGCTCCGGCACCGTGGCGAGATGGTGGTGCTCAAAGGCCGCAACGTTGCTCAGGAGATCGAACCGGCTCGGAAGGTGCTCCGTTCGTTCAAGACGAGCGAGCCTGAAATCCTCGCCGGTGAGACCGTCGCCGGGGTAGAGCCAACGACGATCCTTCGGCTGCGCCGGGGGTAG
- the dnaA gene encoding chromosomal replication initiator protein DnaA, producing the protein MADEDITRVWAQTLEVLEQRPDMTARQLAFVRLAKPMAVVNGTAFIAVPHEQTRTYLETSVRDQLISSMSSVLGYDVRFGITVDPELSAESLTGPTQDYIEPEQVDEPAAVLPVPELPAAPRTSAEPTRLNPRYVFESFVIGASNRFAHAAAVAVAEAPAKAYNPLFIYGDSGLGKTHLLHAIGHYAHNLYPHVRVRYVNSEEFTNDFINSIGDNKQGAFQRRYRDVDVLLIDDIQFLQGKEQTMEEFFHTFNALHNANKQVVITSDVPPKQLNGFEDRLRSRFEWGLITDVQPPDLETRIAILRKKAASERLDASPEVLSYIGSRISTNIRELEGALIRVTAFANLNRQQVDLPLAEIVLRDLIIDDDPTEVTPAMVIAQTAAYFGLTIEDLCGSSRSRVLVTARQIAMYLCRELTDLSLPKIGQQFGGRDHTTVMHANKKIAGQMAERRSTYNQVTELTSRIRQQHRG; encoded by the coding sequence TTGGCGGACGAGGACATCACCCGGGTCTGGGCACAGACCCTCGAGGTGCTTGAACAGCGACCCGACATGACGGCACGCCAGCTCGCCTTCGTACGCCTCGCCAAGCCCATGGCGGTCGTGAACGGCACCGCCTTCATCGCCGTGCCTCACGAGCAGACGCGCACCTACCTGGAGACGAGCGTGCGCGACCAGCTCATCTCGTCGATGTCGTCGGTGCTCGGCTACGACGTCAGGTTCGGGATCACCGTCGACCCCGAGCTCAGCGCGGAGAGCCTCACCGGCCCGACGCAGGACTACATCGAGCCCGAGCAGGTCGACGAGCCCGCGGCCGTCCTGCCCGTGCCTGAGCTGCCGGCCGCTCCCCGGACGTCGGCCGAGCCCACGCGCCTGAACCCGCGGTATGTCTTCGAGAGCTTCGTCATCGGAGCATCGAACCGCTTCGCGCACGCCGCCGCCGTCGCCGTCGCCGAGGCCCCGGCCAAGGCGTACAACCCTCTGTTCATCTACGGCGACTCTGGGCTCGGGAAGACGCACCTGCTGCACGCGATCGGGCACTACGCCCACAACCTCTACCCGCACGTGCGTGTGCGCTACGTGAACTCCGAGGAGTTCACCAACGACTTCATCAACAGCATCGGCGACAACAAGCAGGGCGCCTTCCAGCGCCGCTACCGCGACGTCGACGTCCTGCTCATCGACGACATCCAGTTCCTCCAGGGCAAGGAACAGACCATGGAGGAGTTCTTCCACACGTTCAACGCCCTGCACAACGCCAACAAGCAGGTCGTCATCACGTCCGACGTGCCGCCCAAGCAGCTCAACGGTTTCGAGGACCGACTGCGGTCGCGGTTCGAGTGGGGCCTCATCACCGACGTCCAGCCCCCGGACCTCGAGACGCGCATCGCGATCCTGCGCAAGAAGGCCGCCAGCGAGCGGCTCGACGCATCGCCAGAGGTCCTCAGCTACATCGGTTCGCGCATCTCGACCAACATCCGTGAGCTCGAGGGCGCACTCATCCGCGTCACGGCCTTCGCCAACCTCAACCGTCAGCAGGTGGACCTCCCGCTCGCCGAGATCGTCCTGCGGGACCTCATCATCGACGACGACCCGACCGAGGTCACGCCGGCGATGGTCATCGCGCAGACCGCCGCGTACTTCGGGCTCACCATCGAGGACCTGTGCGGCAGCTCCCGATCCCGCGTGCTGGTCACCGCGCGCCAGATCGCGATGTACCTGTGCCGCGAGCTGACCGACCTGTCGCTGCCCAAGATCGGGCAGCAGTTCGGCGGCCGCGACCACACCACGGTCATGCATGCGAACAAGAAGATCGCTGGTCAGATGGCCGAGCGTCGCTCGACCTACAACCAGGTCACCGAGCTCACGAGCCGCATCCGCCAGCAGCACCGCGGCTGA
- the dnaN gene encoding DNA polymerase III subunit beta: MKFRVDRDVLADAVTWTARTLPTRPPAPVLAGVRIEADPTGVISLSSFDYEVSARSEIPAEVAEPGVVLVSGRLLADIARALPHKPVEVALDGTKVVVTCGASRFTLLTMPVEDYPTLPQMPELSGTVSGDALTHAVAQVSVAASRDETLPLLTGVRMEIEGERITLLSTDRYRLALRELTWTPATPGFSAVALVKAKTLTDVAKSLGAGGGLVNIGLSTGAGLDLIGFEAGGRHTTSQLVDGDYPAVRRLFPDATPIHAVVPTQALIDAARRVSLVAERNTPIRLAFAEGQVVLDAGQGDDAQASEALEAVLVGEDITVAFNPQFLLDGLSALGTDFVRLSFTHPNKPVEFTGQESLDGEDSSAYRYLLVPIRFAG, translated from the coding sequence ATGAAGTTCCGGGTCGACCGTGACGTACTGGCTGATGCCGTGACCTGGACCGCGCGCACCCTCCCCACACGCCCGCCCGCGCCTGTGCTCGCCGGTGTCCGCATCGAAGCCGATCCCACCGGCGTGATCAGCCTCTCGAGCTTCGACTACGAGGTCTCCGCCCGGTCGGAGATCCCAGCCGAGGTCGCGGAACCGGGTGTGGTCCTGGTCTCGGGTCGTCTCCTGGCGGACATCGCGCGCGCTCTTCCCCACAAGCCGGTCGAGGTCGCACTCGACGGCACCAAGGTCGTCGTGACCTGCGGAGCCTCACGGTTCACGCTGCTGACGATGCCCGTGGAGGACTACCCCACGCTGCCGCAGATGCCCGAGCTGAGCGGCACCGTCTCGGGCGACGCACTGACCCACGCCGTCGCACAGGTCTCGGTTGCCGCCAGCCGCGACGAGACGCTGCCGCTCCTGACCGGTGTGCGCATGGAGATCGAGGGCGAGCGGATCACGCTGCTCTCGACCGACCGCTACCGGCTCGCGCTGCGCGAGCTCACCTGGACCCCCGCGACGCCAGGGTTCTCTGCCGTCGCGCTCGTCAAGGCGAAGACGCTGACCGACGTCGCAAAGTCCCTCGGTGCAGGCGGCGGGCTCGTCAACATCGGCCTGTCCACGGGCGCGGGGCTCGACCTCATCGGCTTCGAGGCCGGCGGCCGCCACACGACGTCGCAGCTCGTCGACGGCGACTACCCGGCCGTGCGCCGCCTGTTCCCGGACGCGACGCCCATCCACGCCGTCGTCCCCACGCAGGCGCTCATCGACGCTGCCCGCCGTGTGTCGCTCGTCGCCGAGCGCAACACGCCCATCCGCCTCGCGTTCGCCGAGGGTCAGGTCGTCCTCGACGCGGGCCAGGGCGACGACGCCCAGGCCTCCGAGGCGCTCGAGGCCGTCCTGGTCGGCGAGGACATCACGGTCGCGTTCAACCCGCAGTTCCTGCTGGACGGGCTGTCGGCGCTCGGAACGGACTTCGTGCGCCTGTCCTTCACGCATCCGAACAAGCCGGTCGAGTTCACGGGCCAGGAGTCCCTGGACGGCGAGGACTCCTCCGCGTACCGCTACCTGCTGGTCCCCATCCGCTTCGCCGGCTGA
- the rnpA gene encoding ribonuclease P protein component: MPAAPSSRRAAARAASSFRPDDHHVLPSAHRLRRPAEFGRTVRGGARAGRDTLVVHLLVDDEGDAAPQVGFVVSKAVGNAVQRNLVKRRLREIARAMMGDPGNNGFPERGRVVVRALPAASRATFAELRRDLTTATEKAVVRVTRSA; the protein is encoded by the coding sequence GTGCCGGCCGCGCCATCCTCGCGGCGCGCCGCCGCAAGGGCCGCGTCGAGCTTTCGGCCTGACGACCATCACGTGCTGCCCTCGGCGCACCGGCTGCGTCGTCCCGCCGAGTTCGGGCGGACGGTGCGCGGGGGCGCGCGTGCGGGACGTGACACTCTCGTGGTGCACCTGCTCGTCGACGACGAGGGGGATGCGGCACCGCAGGTTGGTTTTGTCGTCTCCAAAGCCGTGGGGAACGCCGTGCAGCGAAACCTCGTGAAGCGCCGACTTCGCGAGATCGCCAGGGCGATGATGGGTGACCCAGGCAACAATGGCTTTCCTGAACGAGGGCGCGTCGTCGTACGCGCCCTGCCCGCGGCGTCAAGGGCGACGTTCGCGGAACTCAGGCGCGACCTCACCACCGCCACGGAGAAGGCGGTCGTGCGTGTGACGAGGTCCGCATGA
- a CDS encoding protein jag produces the protein MTNSTQDSAVDRTSQLEEEGEVAADYLEELLDIADLDGDIDIDVRHGRAAVEILAEDEGSLKHLVGAGGEVLEALQDLTRLAVQVKTGERSRLMLDVAGFRAQRRTELAEVAERAVARVKESGTEVALEPLNAFERKVVHDVVAAAGLASDSRGVEPHRYVVVQPAAE, from the coding sequence ATGACGAACTCGACGCAGGACAGCGCGGTCGACCGCACCTCACAGCTTGAGGAGGAGGGCGAGGTCGCCGCGGACTACCTCGAAGAGCTCCTCGATATTGCCGACCTCGACGGCGACATCGACATCGACGTTCGCCACGGCCGGGCCGCGGTGGAGATCCTTGCGGAGGACGAGGGCTCGCTCAAGCACCTGGTGGGTGCCGGAGGAGAGGTCCTCGAGGCGCTCCAGGACCTGACGCGACTCGCGGTGCAGGTCAAGACGGGCGAGCGCAGCCGTCTGATGCTGGACGTCGCGGGCTTCCGCGCGCAGCGTCGAACGGAACTGGCTGAGGTCGCCGAGAGGGCGGTCGCGCGGGTCAAGGAGTCGGGCACCGAGGTCGCACTGGAGCCGCTCAACGCGTTTGAGCGGAAGGTCGTCCACGATGTCGTGGCCGCGGCTGGTCTCGCGAGCGACTCTCGCGGCGTCGAGCCGCACCGGTACGTCGTGGTGCAGCCAGCAGCCGAGTGA
- the yidD gene encoding membrane protein insertion efficiency factor YidD: MKLESLRDIPASVLVGMIRVYQVVVSPMTGPTCKYYPSCSHYAVVAIRTHGALRGTGLALWRILRCNPWSLGGVDDVPPARPRRTSLKRDDVAATVGAHGDAATHAHQH; encoded by the coding sequence ATGAAGCTGGAGAGTCTGCGCGACATCCCCGCGAGCGTGCTGGTGGGGATGATCCGCGTCTACCAAGTCGTGGTCTCCCCAATGACGGGGCCGACCTGCAAGTACTACCCGTCCTGTTCCCACTACGCCGTTGTGGCGATCCGCACGCATGGCGCGCTCCGGGGCACAGGGCTGGCGCTGTGGCGCATCCTTCGCTGCAACCCGTGGAGCCTTGGCGGCGTGGACGACGTCCCGCCTGCCCGGCCGCGACGGACGTCCCTGAAACGAGACGACGTCGCCGCCACCGTAGGCGCCCACGGTGACGCAGCGACACACGCGCACCAGCACTGA
- the rpmH gene encoding 50S ribosomal protein L34 — protein sequence MSKRTFQPNNRRRAKTHGFRLRMRTRAGRAILAARRRKGRVELSA from the coding sequence GTGAGCAAGCGGACCTTCCAGCCGAACAACCGTCGCCGCGCGAAGACCCACGGCTTCCGGCTGCGCATGCGCACCCGTGCCGGCCGCGCCATCCTCGCGGCGCGCCGCCGCAAGGGCCGCGTCGAGCTTTCGGCCTGA